GGCCGTTTGCCTAAGCATAAGGCAACGCTGCTTGGCCTGGGTCTGCGTCGCATTGGCCACACCGTTGAGCGTGAAGACACGCCTGCTGTTCGCGGTATGGTTAACGCGGTTTCCTACATGGTTAAAGTGGAGGAGTAACAGATGCGTTTGAATACTCTGTCTCCGGCCGAAGGCTCAAAACAGGCAGGTAAACGCCTGGGTCGTGGTATCGGTTCTGGTCTCGGTAAAACCGGCGGCCGCGGTCACAAAGGTCAGAAGTCTCGTTCTGGCGGTGGCGTACGTCGTGGCTTCGAAGGCGGCCAGATGCCGCTGTACCGTCGTCTGCCG
The sequence above is a segment of the Mixta intestinalis genome. Coding sequences within it:
- the rpmD gene encoding 50S ribosomal protein L30 — protein: MAKTIKITQTRSAIGRLPKHKATLLGLGLRRIGHTVEREDTPAVRGMVNAVSYMVKVEE